One Gammaproteobacteria bacterium DNA window includes the following coding sequences:
- a CDS encoding DUF4124 domain-containing protein, producing the protein MTEEFRHALALDQITPGDDITLWRSRHTPRGHHKQSQAFTTNRTPGMKPCILAALIALSPLAAPAAAQYYKWVDEHGVTHYSQTPPPDHSFAKLRPAPPPPTDPAQARQKIRALQERLDAEQNARSQKTEEEKAAAEAQARRDAFCKQAREQLKLYTNHPGPRLLVSNSDGSRRRLTEQERQARLKKTQDAINQHCPEAP; encoded by the coding sequence ATGACCGAGGAATTCCGCCATGCCCTTGCCCTTGATCAAATCACGCCTGGGGACGACATTACACTATGGCGTTCCCGACATACACCGCGCGGACACCACAAACAAAGCCAAGCCTTCACCACAAACAGGACACCCGGCATGAAACCCTGCATTTTGGCCGCCCTCATCGCCCTGTCGCCGCTCGCGGCTCCGGCAGCAGCGCAGTATTACAAATGGGTGGACGAACACGGCGTCACCCACTACTCGCAAACACCGCCCCCAGACCACAGTTTCGCAAAACTCAGGCCCGCCCCCCCGCCACCCACCGATCCGGCGCAGGCCAGACAAAAAATCCGCGCCCTGCAGGAACGGCTGGACGCCGAACAAAACGCCCGCAGCCAAAAAACCGAAGAGGAAAAAGCCGCCGCCGAAGCGCAAGCCCGACGCGACGCCTTCTGCAAACAAGCCCGTGAACAACTCAAACTCTACACCAACCACCCCGGCCCAAGACTATTGGTGAGCAACAGCGACGGCTCCCGAAGACGCCTCACAGAACAAGAACGTCAGGCCCGGTTAAAAAAGACGCAGGATGCCATAAACCAACATTGCCCGGAGGCGCCGTAA